One genomic region from Laspinema palackyanum D2c encodes:
- a CDS encoding alpha/beta fold hydrolase: MLLTTSILARNNVNLRGQGSETMIFAHGFGTDQTAWRNLVKVFEPNYRIVLFDLVGCGNSDLSAYSPRRYSSLHSYAEDLLDLCHELKLQDCIFVGHSVSGMVGVLAALSEPKRFRQLILLNPSPRYLNDQGYVGGFEQSDLDGVYQAMSSNYHAWASGFAQLMMGNLDKPELGIGFAKTLLAMRPDIALSIAKTIFQSDHRGDLSRLQVPTVILQSTHDPAVPAAVGEYMAEKIANSRLIPIKSEGHFPHLSTPEAVSRAIASCLSN; this comes from the coding sequence ATGTTGCTTACGACTAGCATCCTTGCTCGAAATAACGTGAATCTGCGGGGTCAGGGCAGTGAAACCATGATTTTTGCCCACGGTTTTGGAACGGATCAAACCGCGTGGCGCAACCTGGTCAAGGTATTTGAGCCAAATTATCGAATTGTATTATTTGATTTAGTCGGCTGTGGGAACTCGGATTTATCCGCCTATAGTCCGCGTCGGTACAGCAGTTTGCACAGCTATGCTGAGGACCTACTAGATTTGTGCCACGAGCTCAAACTCCAAGACTGTATTTTTGTGGGTCATTCCGTCAGTGGGATGGTAGGGGTACTGGCGGCCTTATCAGAACCGAAACGCTTTAGACAACTGATTTTATTAAATCCATCTCCACGCTATCTGAACGATCAAGGATATGTGGGGGGATTTGAGCAATCGGATCTCGATGGAGTGTATCAGGCGATGTCCTCAAATTATCATGCTTGGGCCAGCGGGTTTGCCCAGTTGATGATGGGGAACTTGGACAAACCGGAATTAGGAATCGGTTTTGCCAAAACCCTCTTAGCGATGCGTCCGGATATTGCATTAAGTATTGCCAAAACAATCTTTCAGTCGGACCACCGGGGAGACTTATCTCGGTTGCAAGTTCCCACGGTAATTCTCCAATCCACCCATGATCCGGCAGTACCGGCAGCAGTCGGGGAGTACATGGCTGAAAAAATCGCGAATAGTAGACTGATTCCCATCAAGTCAGAGGGACACTTCCCCCACTTAAGTACACCAGAGGCTGTATCGAGGGCGATCGCATCATGTTTGTCCAATTGA